The stretch of DNA GGAAAAACTCCCTGTGTTCCCACACTAACCATAAAACACTAACAGATCTTTAATTGAATTATAAATGAGCCCTGTAAGACTCACTGAGACACTGTTATCTCAGGAAGTCCTGTGTGACTATTAAATTccaatttctttttctgtttccttGAATTATATTGATTTGTgtcaacaaatagaaaaaaaaagagtatataATGACTTTTTACAATTGCATTTTCTGCCAAACAAAACAGATGAATAAACGGATACATTAAGGCTTAATGGGGTTATATTTAGCTCAGTGAGATGGGAAAGTAGGGAGTATTCACAAAGAATAAGAATGAAATGATGATTTCATCCGTGTACCCAAAAGGTTAATGTGGGATCATAGTGGACTATTAAGTTTGATGTATTAAGTAAGAGAGGACTGAGATATTCATCCTGCTGCAGTGTTGCACTGTTGGGTTATGTGTATTACAAAGTGGACTGAATGTTTACATCCACACAGGTACGTGCTGGACCCCAGAAAAAAGCCCCACGTCAAAATCCAGCCTCCGTTCATCAGACCCGATCTCTCAGACAGACAAATAACCATTAAAGTCAGCGACAACGGCATCCACAGCACCATCATCAGCTCCAAGGTCAGTTAATCATGGTTAGAGCAGAGCACTTGGGTGTTATTGCCCTGCAGCTAATGCTTTTTTATCAGGTGATGTTTCCTCGTGTAGATCTCACTGCTTCTTCATTTAAGTTCTATTACTGCAAATGGAATATCCTTAGATATTTGACATTAGTTATTCACAGCAGGTTATATATGCTACAATTCAGTACTACATAATGCACCTTATTTGTTTTTGGGCTTAGTGCTGCTGCATATATCACAATCGATTAGTTAATTCAAAAAATAgttcagggaaaaaaataaaacagcagttccctgacctgatgaagtttcgagcagatcggtcaatgtatggcCAAGTTACAGGGCACTCCCCGTTTCGTGGCGAAATGGcggctaaattcaaaatggccgacatcgaGCTGGGTCAAGTCTGTGGCTGTAGACGTGCTCGGGGTCGGTCACTTGCGCCATGTCCAAGGTTTCGAggcgatcggtcaatgtatgctgaagttaaagggcacttcctctTTCGTGGCGAACGGTCGAAAGTTGCCAAATTTCCGATGGtcgccgtggccacgcccctttgaatccgcaaaacctTTCGATCGCGCTTTGCCTTTGATGCGTCgagcacacattttttttatgtccgtACGATAAACGCGCTCAGGCGAGTTCATTCATTTACGAAAACCCGTGCAGATCGTTCTTCCTGCTGGGTTGAGACCGTGGCATATGCTGGATCTGTGTCAGGATGATGAGGGGAGTCCTTGGTAAATGTTCCCCCATGTAAGGGATCCCTGTCCCTGAAACGTTTGGCAACGGCTGTTTTTATTGCATTCCAgcttttctgtctctgcttgTAAAAACACACCCATCTTATCAGCCTAAAGCCCAGTGCGGGGGTGCACTTTAGTTTCCTTTTAAGGTCTAAACCTGCAAGTCAAATTGTTTTCTGCAGTTAAAGTTTGGTCAGGGACAAACTTTCCCGTTCACTGAGATAAAGAGAAAATTCTCTCTGTGTTACTATTCTGTATCTTTCTATTTGtatacagtgttttttgtgttttttgtgttttcagccatctCACTTATGCTAGCTCAATATGGCTGATCCTAAAAAGCATGTCAACATTCTACACAACACCTTTAAGGGAGTTTACAtatcaaagtgtgtttgtatctcccttcttttctttgttgacACTTctgtcctgttagcgtaactgttagcaaagatggcggacactgtttacattgtggGAATGAGGCCCCGCTcgcctacgagtgggtctaaaaagtgcggaattagcgttgctgtttcaagcctcggaccaagtgaggttgggaagcactatttttcaaaaataataccCTTATTGTAGTAATACatagctaaatgcaaatctgtgaagtattcctttaaggaaAACTTCTGCATATGTGGGAAAATATGTAAAAAGCCCTTTGATGCTTCAGAAATAAATGTGAGATGCCTGATAAACTGCTGATAGGagtctgaaaatgacaaaaaaaaactctattTAGTTTACGAGGACTATCAAATTTGCTCCATGTTTCTATTTGAGGGTAGTGGCCTGAGGATACAGCAGCTGCCATTAgcataacacacacaaatgactcTGGCAGCAGGTCTCGTTCCATTATAGGTAATGTAGACACTTGGTTGAGAGATGGATGAATAATAATAGCCATAATAAAGAAGCTTGTGCTCCACCTCGCTCAGGTCTGACAAAAGAGATCGAAAAAACTATTCTTTATTATGAAGAAAGTCCctaaaaagcattaaaaattaAGTAGAGCAGCTGCATAATGTCGCTTTTACTACTATACAAACTGTGTCGGCGTAAACCTGACACTGCATTTGTTCTGGATGTGTTTAACGTTggactctctcctctctgtagtcCAAAAGCAGCCTGGATGATCTGGACGACAAAGACACTCAGCCGCCGCTGCCTCCTAAAGCTGACAGGTACAACCAGCTGAAAAACCAGCTGACATCCAGCGAAGGTATGAAACGTACAAACAAAACCTgcaccctctctccctctctcccgtCAGTCATCACCAATCCCACTTCTCTTTCCTTTCAAGGACTGCACCAAATGGCATTTGCATAAACCCTCCCCGTAGATCCCCATTTCTTGTTTAGCCTAATAAATGTCCACCCCAATGGCAGGTTGATGGCCTTCACTACGCCAGGCCAGAGAACAGGCGTGATTTGTGGCGAGCTTGAGCGCTCCATTTCCCGAATCAGCATCAGATTTGTGGCGTGATGGAGAAATTTCGGAGTGAATCATTGCAACGTGAATCATCAGTGGTGCTTTGCCAAATGGAGGCAGGGGAGTGGAGGCTACAATCACTGCTCTGACTAAAAAATAATGTGCCTCTCAGACTCCTCCGTGTAAATTAGAGGCCGCGAGGGATGTTTGCGAGCCGTAATGCGCTCTTTACTGTGTTGCATTCAACGGTATAAATTTATAGTGTGAACCTTCAACAGCAGGTTTCCTTCCAATGTCATGGTGCATTATGTTAGGGAGGGAACGCTCGTCGCTCTTTCATGCAGCAGCAGTGCGGCTTGATGGTTGTTTGAAGTACTACAGTTGGTCTAAGTGGATTGTTAGGGAGTGTGAGTTATTTGTATctcactaaaacacaacacaggaacAATGACGCGCCTCATTTTTCTGAGTCACTGTCAAGGTCAAGGACAATCTGTAGAACAGATGGTGTGTTTCtcaaaagtccagtgtgtaagaaatcGTGACAATCGAACAACGCAGACTGTAACAAATGCAGGATTCCTCTGCTCAGCCTctggtggccttcacacaccagaGAGAAGGTCATTCTTCTTTGAGGGCATAGTAAGCTGCTGCTTCCcaatgcaaaacacacacactaacagctGTAGAAACACATCAACACCACATGGTGGCCTTGGTAAAACAAGGCCCTgcataaaatacatataaaaagcttattctaaggccactaaaaccaaattatttctattttaaagctgatgcaaacatggaaatgttacatactgggcCTTGAAGAACTCAGTCTCCCCATCTTCTTTATTCCTATGATAAAATGTAACTCTAAAGCCTCTATAGTGACATTTCTACTCTCATTACAGTGTTCATCtttttccttctgtgtgtgtgtgtgtgtgtgtgtgttgtagagaGTTCTCTTTCTGGTAAAACGCACCCATCCACTCCAGTGATGTACAAGTTCAGGCCATCCTTTGGCACCATGCCTAAAGTCCACTACCACACTGCTGGAGAGAAGGTAAGACTGGATTTGTTTGGCattaatgtattaataaatatacatttttggtgATTAATAGTCCAGTTCAAAAGCCATGGATACGAAAGTTTTACTCATTTACATTTGACCCAAAAACTGTAGAATTATTGTGCCGTTTACTCTTCAGATTACCATGCCGGATGATCGGAGGACATCAGCCATCTTGGAAGAGGGCATCCTTAGTCACGACTACCGATCCGAGCCAAACCTCGATCTGCCCGAGTACACCAACACGACCCTCCACCGCACTTTCCAGTCCTCTCCACTCCAGCTGGACTCTGAGCCCGTTAGCTCCcgctctgtcagcttaaagcAGGGCCACCGCAGGCTGGAGAAGGGCCAGCTCCTcgtcctgcagcctcacacagCCACATCCACGCCTTACAAGAGTGTCTTCTCACCTAACGCGCTCTCCAACCGCAACGGCAGTCTGTCCTATGACAGCCTGCTCAACCCTAACATCTCTCCAGCCACCGCCAACGAATGCATGGCCCACCGCGGCATGCCGTCCATGGGCTTCCACTCGCCCTACCTGCCCACCAAAATGTGCCACATCCGAGAGCCTGAAATGCAAAGGCACCAGGTTGCCCCCGTCGTCTACAGCCCGGTGATGCCGCAGCGAGGGGTTGGCAGGCAATCCCCGCACCAAAGGGAAAGGGACCCATCACCAGTGCGCTATGACAACCTCTCTCAGACCATCATGGCCTCCATCCAGGAGCGAAAGcagatggaggagagggagaagcgGCATATGCTGCGTGGGCACTCTCAGACTCACATCTATGCCCAGGACTCTGGCGTGTTTGATGGGGGCTATGGTTTGGCACATAACGCTTGCTATCCAGATGGGCCTCGTGGCCCTGGCTCCAGAGGCCCAACGCCTCCAGCCTACGGAGGCTCCAGGGACAACCTGGTGGGGGTCGGGCTGTTAAGCTATGGCCAGCGGACCCCCGTGTTGCGCCACGCGGGCTCCGCACTGGGCCGCGCCCCCAGGACTTCGTCCACGTCCCTGCACACAGATCACAGTAGTAGTAACAGCAGTCAGAGCAGGGTCACTGGCCTTGAGGGGCCCTATCGCTCCCCGGCCCACCAGCCCCACTCCCCCGCTATGCCCCGCTCCCCCTCCTACTCTCATCAGAAATTCTCCTACATCAGCGCCCTTGAGAGGACAGACTCACCTCGTCTCGGGGGCCCAAGGTATGAATCCTAACGTTACTGCTGTGGGACTGCATGTGCTGTACGGAGGGAATGTGTTCTCACTGGAAACCCAGCTCCCTGTGCGGAACACATCCAGCTTTTCATGAGAACTTGTGT from Solea solea chromosome 8, fSolSol10.1, whole genome shotgun sequence encodes:
- the zdhhc8b gene encoding palmitoyltransferase ZDHHC8B, coding for MPNSAGKRFKPTKYIPVSTAATLLVGSTTLFFVFTCPWLTKVVSPVVPLYNGVVFLFVLANFSMATFMDPGVYPRADEDEDKDDDFRAPLYKNVEIKGIQVRMKWCATCHFYRPPRCSHCSVCDNCVEDFDHHCPWVNNCIGRRNYRYFFLFLLSLSIHMMGVFSFGLMFVLHHRERLGSLHTTVTLVVMCIAGLFFIPVMGLTGFHMVLVARGRTTNEQVTGKFRGGVNPFTRGCCGNVEYVLCSPLAPRYVLDPRKKPHVKIQPPFIRPDLSDRQITIKVSDNGIHSTIISSKSKSSLDDLDDKDTQPPLPPKADRYNQLKNQLTSSEESSLSGKTHPSTPVMYKFRPSFGTMPKVHYHTAGEKITMPDDRRTSAILEEGILSHDYRSEPNLDLPEYTNTTLHRTFQSSPLQLDSEPVSSRSVSLKQGHRRLEKGQLLVLQPHTATSTPYKSVFSPNALSNRNGSLSYDSLLNPNISPATANECMAHRGMPSMGFHSPYLPTKMCHIREPEMQRHQVAPVVYSPVMPQRGVGRQSPHQRERDPSPVRYDNLSQTIMASIQERKQMEEREKRHMLRGHSQTHIYAQDSGVFDGGYGLAHNACYPDGPRGPGSRGPTPPAYGGSRDNLVGVGLLSYGQRTPVLRHAGSALGRAPRTSSTSLHTDHSSSNSSQSRVTGLEGPYRSPAHQPHSPAMPRSPSYSHQKFSYISALERTDSPRLGGPREAMKVNGQMDCHHATQGANLSPGRHSNVKKVTGVGGTTYEISV